The Blautia hydrogenotrophica DSM 10507 genome window below encodes:
- a CDS encoding DeoR/GlpR family DNA-binding transcription regulator: MLYNQRAEVILQQLQLQAVVKISDLTELLHVSVDTVRRDLRTMESQGMVKCVRGGACLPDTLAAFSNFKGREIIHSDLKREAAKKAVRYVKDGTLIALNAGTTNTILAQELALRNEHFTVVTNNLAAAQILMQNPLIELISIGGMVDVMEKSTYGTVCEQEFQNYYPDLAFLSINAVNYQDGFTDFRYHEEGVIQILARNSQQTIAVMDSSKLGKRSKKNVLTFNEVDRLLMDDGVSDRLKEEYGQKGLKIE, translated from the coding sequence ATGCTTTATAATCAAAGGGCAGAGGTAATCCTGCAACAACTACAGTTGCAGGCAGTGGTAAAAATCAGTGATTTGACGGAGCTGCTTCATGTCTCTGTGGACACCGTGCGGCGGGATTTGAGAACGATGGAGAGCCAGGGAATGGTCAAGTGTGTGCGAGGAGGTGCCTGCCTTCCGGACACGCTGGCAGCTTTTTCGAACTTTAAAGGGAGAGAAATTATTCACAGCGATTTAAAGAGAGAAGCGGCAAAAAAAGCTGTGCGTTATGTAAAAGACGGCACTTTGATTGCTCTGAATGCGGGTACCACAAACACAATTTTGGCTCAAGAGTTGGCTTTGCGAAACGAACATTTTACCGTTGTCACCAATAATCTGGCAGCGGCCCAGATCTTAATGCAGAATCCGCTTATTGAGCTCATATCCATCGGAGGAATGGTGGATGTGATGGAAAAATCTACCTATGGTACGGTCTGCGAGCAGGAATTTCAAAATTATTATCCCGATTTGGCGTTTCTTTCGATTAACGCGGTTAATTATCAGGATGGCTTTACAGATTTTCGTTACCATGAGGAAGGAGTCATTCAAATTCTTGCGAGAAATTCCCAGCAGACTATCGCAGTGATGGATTCCAGTAAGCTGGGAAAGCGTTCTAAGAAGAATGTACTGACTTTCAATGAGGTGGACAGATTGTTGATGGACGATGGGGTGTCGGACAGGCTGAAAGAAGAATACGGCCAAAAAGGTTTGAAAATTGAATAG